The genomic interval ATGGTCATTCTTATAACGACTCTTATGACGGCTGTTTCGTTGTGGATGATTTTGACTACTACGCACATCGCGGAAATATATACCTGCTTGGAGGAATTATTCAGAAAGACCGTGGTCCGGTAGGACTCGTTTCAGGAAACGGTTATTCCAAAAACTATACCTTCGACCAACGCTTTTCAGCATATCCGCCGCCCTATTTTCCGCCACTGGGAGATGAACTCACTTATCAATCCTGGGAAGAAGTAGTAACGAACTAAAATGGATACATCGGACAAAATTATATTGGGAGTTTGTTCGGGCTGTCTCCTTATCGGTCTGTTACAACATAGAGCAACAACCCGCCGGGAAACAGTCCCTCCCCAAACCGAAATGGATGAACAGTCGGCATCAACCGGAAAGCAACAGCCTACCGGGAGAAAAGCAAACGACGGAAAGACTTATCATATCGTAAACGACATGCCAGAGCCCGGTGCGGTTATTGCTCAGAAAAGCCGGAACAGACAGAAACTGGAAACTGCACTGGAAAGACGGGAAAAATGGGGGAAAGAGAAATGGGACCCACGCGATAGTCCTGACTATTTTCAAATTCGGGAGGGATATAAAAACATGATTCTTAACGATCCATCCAGTACACTTACAGAAGCTGAAAGATGGGAAATCATCGAGTCGCGAGCTATTCCCTGGTAATAAAACAGGAATTTTGCATTTTTTCCATTTGTGCCAACCTCGAATTTTCTGTCAGATCGACAAAAAACATCATCCCATAACTCATCAGTGATGTATGGATAATGTAAACGCCTCTTCCTTCATCTCGTAGGCAACCCTGCCAAAGCCTGATAATTTGTCAGGCATGGATACGAATGAAAACACGACGCCGGGGCGGGCTTCCTATACCGAGGAGGAACGCCGGGAACTGATTGAGGAGTTTAAATCGTCGGATTTGACGCAGGCGGCGCTCTGCCGGGAATGGAGCATCAACCCGAAAACGCTGGCCCGTTGGCTGCGGATTGAACGACAGGAAGCGGAGGTTTCGTTCTGCGAGGTGGACATTCAGTCAGAATCTCCTCCGGTGGATGATCTGAGGATCTGCCTGCCGAACGGGATTGAGGTGCAGCTTCGAATTTCCTGTCTCAGCAACTGGGCACAGTTCTACAGAAGGCGGCCGAATGTTGAACCGGGCTCTGCACGGGAAGGTAAACTGCCTGCTCAAGAAACTGTTCGGACGCAGCAGCGAAAAGTTCAATCCCGATCAGATGGAACTGTTGTTCGAGGAGCTTCGCGAGATGCAGGATGCACTTGATGAAGCGGAAGAAAAACTCGAAGAGCCTGAAAGCAAGCCCTCACGTCGCGGCAAACGCAAGCCGCTCAAAGAACGCATTCCTGAAGACCTCCCGACGGAACGCGTCGTTATCGTTCCGGATGAAGTAAAAGCTGCTCCTGAGAGCTATAAAAAGATCGGAGAGGAAACCGTTGAGGAGCTCGACGTCACGCCGACCCAATACTTCCGCCGCATCATCGTTCGTGAAAAATATGTTAAAATGGACGACCGTAGCGTAGCACCGCTAATTGCTCCGGCTCCGAAGCGGTTGATCCCGAACAGCTATGCATCGGCCGGGCTGATCCAAAGCATCATTCTGAACAAATACTGTGACCACCTTCCGCTCTACCGGCAGGAAATGACTTTAAAATATCGTCACGACATTGAAATCAGCCGCAAAACGATGGGCAACTGGATGTATCTGATCGCCGACTGGCTGACGCTGATTTATGAAGCGCTCCGCAATGAAATCAGACAAAGCGGATATATGCAGATTGATGAAACCATGCCTATCCGGTTGACACAGGTTAATGCTTGGGCATAAATTGACGCATGCCAAATTACCCACGAACTTTGCTTGAATTTCAAAATCTTTTCCCGGAGGAGGCTGCCTGTTTGCGCTATTTAGAACATATCAGATGGCCAGAAGGATTCGAATGCCCATCCTGCAACCAGAAGGGAGTCCCATGGCACCACAAGACCCGACCTCGTGTTTTAGAATGTCGAAAGTGCAATCATCAGGTTAGTCTCACTGCTGGAACGATTATGCACAGAACACAGCAACCTCTCCAGATTTGGTTTTGGGCTGCATATCTAACGACAACACAAACCACTGGGCTGAGTGCCTTGCAGTTTCAACGGCAACTTGGCATCAAACGATATGAAACTGCATTCCTGATCCTGCATAAACTACGGGCTGCCATGGTGCGACCCGATCGAGATCAAATTGGTGTCGAGTGGCCAGTTGAGGTGGACGAAACGTACGTCGGAGGTAAGACGCAGGGAGAGGGGAAAGGTCGACATCACAAATCGCTTGTTCTTGGGATGGTGGAGGTTATACCTCGAAACAAAATGACCGAACCTGATCCAAACCTTCCATCAGGGCAACGTCCACAACATCAGGGAGGCCATGGACGCGGTTTTATTGCGGGAAGATTACGTCTTGAGCTTATACCCAACCGAAAACAGGAAACATTGGAGGCGATAGTTTCAGCCAACGTACATAAAAAAGCCAAAGTGAGAACCGATGGTTGGGTTGGCTATAATAG from Verrucomicrobia bacterium S94 carries:
- a CDS encoding IS1595 family transposase, producing MPNYPRTLLEFQNLFPEEAACLRYLEHIRWPEGFECPSCNQKGVPWHHKTRPRVLECRKCNHQVSLTAGTIMHRTQQPLQIWFWAAYLTTTQTTGLSALQFQRQLGIKRYETAFLILHKLRAAMVRPDRDQIGVEWPVEVDETYVGGKTQGEGKGRHHKSLVLGMVEVIPRNKMTEPDPNLPSGQRPQHQGGHGRGFIAGRLRLELIPNRKQETLEAIVSANVHKKAKVRTDGWVGYNSLHKLKYDHKAVAICGDQVKTDQHLPMIHIVFGNLDAWLLGTHHGVSSAHLQGYLNEYVFRFNRRYWPMVGFESVLKIAVQAKPETEQKFYENARIRASSSNMS